Proteins from a single region of Sesamum indicum cultivar Zhongzhi No. 13 linkage group LG5, S_indicum_v1.0, whole genome shotgun sequence:
- the LOC105162972 gene encoding zinc finger BED domain-containing protein RICESLEEPER 2-like — protein MGIDRTFTIVLDNGSSNDGAMVYLKKKFENWGQNILGRKYVHMRCIAHIINLVVQDGLKGKDEHEAISRIRGPVRYMRNSPARYKKFQECAEFMETKKLLSLDVPTRWNSTYLMLEAAICLKKAFDVYEDIDLAYKTDLSNKSFDGVPIESH, from the coding sequence ATGGGTATTGATAGGACTTTTACGATTGTTCTTGATAATGGATCTTCTAATGATGGAGCTATggtttatttgaaaaagaaatttgaaaactggggtcaaaatattttaggtaGAAAATATGTGCACATGAGGTGTATAGCACATATAATCAACCTTGTGGTTCAGGATGGTTTGAAAGGGAAGGATGAGCATGAGGCAATATCTCGTATTAGAGGGCCAGTTAGGTACATGAGAAACTCTCCGGCTAggtacaaaaaatttcaagaatgcgCTGAATTCatggaaacaaaaaaattattgtctcTTGATGTACCTACAAGATGGAACTCCACCTACTTGATGTTAGAAGCTGCGATATGTCTTAAAAAGGCATTTGATGTATATGAAGATATAGATCTTGCTTATAAGACTGATCTTTCAAACAAATCATTTGATGGGGTTCCTATTGAATCCCACTAG